A genomic stretch from Ureibacillus composti includes:
- the spoVAC gene encoding stage V sporulation protein AC, which yields MDAEQYQSIEQQITPPTPYLKNVLKAFLIGGIICTIGHAITYFYIIFFDFTEKTSGNPTVATMVLIAAILTGLGLYRKLGQFAGAGSAVPVTGFSNAVVSAAIEGRTEGLVLGVGSNIFKLAGSVILFGVFSAFFVALIKLILVSLGVVEW from the coding sequence ATGGATGCAGAACAATATCAGAGTATAGAGCAACAAATTACACCTCCTACTCCTTATCTAAAAAACGTTTTAAAAGCGTTCCTTATAGGGGGAATTATTTGTACAATTGGACATGCTATTACGTACTTTTATATTATATTTTTCGACTTTACTGAAAAAACATCAGGAAACCCAACTGTTGCTACGATGGTATTAATTGCTGCAATCTTAACCGGGCTAGGGTTGTACCGTAAACTAGGACAATTTGCAGGGGCAGGAAGTGCAGTGCCTGTAACTGGATTTAGTAATGCTGTTGTTTCTGCAGCAATTGAGGGAAGAACTGAAGGGTTAGTTCTAGGTGTGGGTAGTAATATATTTAAGCTAGCAGGTTCTGTTATATTATTTGGTGTCTTTTCCGCTTTCTTTGTTGCCTTAATAAAATTAATCCTTGTTTCATTGGGCGTAGTCGAATGGTAA
- a CDS encoding stage V sporulation protein AD, which translates to MVIVFQSKPSILACGAVAGPLEKKSVFYSYFDSIVDDERWGQKTNEQGHSKMIQEACDIVMQKANIKNLDVDFFLSGDLVNQMTPTNFAAREIAVSFIGMFSACATSVSSVIVASLLTELGASQHAIAGASSQHNSVERQFRYPINYGGPKPATAQWTVTAAGYALIGKHNPKYPSIVAATVGKVIDYGQTDPLHMGGAMAPAAYDTITNHLEKRNQKITDYDLIMTGDLGKIGLKILKAMFAQTGTKQQELQLFRDAGAEFYGEDESFLAGASGAGCSAAVYYSYIDQQLKSGRYKKVLLVATGALLSPLSFQQGESIPCTAHAIEITIE; encoded by the coding sequence ATGGTAATAGTATTTCAATCGAAACCATCGATCCTTGCTTGTGGGGCTGTAGCGGGGCCATTAGAAAAGAAAAGTGTTTTTTATTCCTATTTTGATTCAATAGTAGATGATGAACGATGGGGACAAAAAACCAATGAGCAAGGTCATTCGAAGATGATTCAAGAAGCATGTGATATTGTCATGCAAAAGGCAAATATCAAAAATTTAGATGTTGACTTCTTTTTAAGCGGAGATTTAGTCAATCAAATGACACCAACCAACTTTGCTGCTAGGGAAATAGCTGTTTCATTTATAGGGATGTTCTCAGCATGTGCAACATCTGTTTCTTCAGTTATTGTAGCAAGTTTACTAACAGAATTAGGTGCTTCACAACATGCCATAGCAGGTGCATCAAGTCAACATAATTCTGTTGAACGACAATTTCGTTATCCTATTAATTATGGAGGGCCAAAACCTGCGACAGCTCAATGGACTGTTACGGCTGCGGGATATGCATTAATTGGAAAGCATAATCCAAAGTATCCATCGATTGTTGCTGCAACAGTTGGCAAAGTAATTGATTACGGTCAAACAGATCCATTGCATATGGGTGGCGCAATGGCTCCTGCGGCCTACGATACAATTACAAATCATTTGGAAAAAAGAAATCAAAAAATAACCGACTATGATTTAATTATGACAGGTGATTTAGGCAAAATCGGATTAAAAATTTTAAAAGCCATGTTTGCGCAAACTGGAACAAAACAACAGGAACTTCAGCTATTTCGTGATGCTGGTGCGGAGTTTTATGGAGAGGATGAGTCCTTTTTAGCGGGTGCAAGTGGAGCTGGTTGTTCAGCTGCTGTATATTACAGTTACATTGATCAACAGTTAAAAAGTGGACGTTATAAAAAAGTATTACTTGTTGCAACTGGCGCGCTTCTTTCTCCTCTTTCGTTTCAACAAGGGGAGTCAATTCCTTGTACAGCACATGCAATTGAAATTACGATAGAGTGA
- the spoVAE gene encoding stage V sporulation protein AE, translating to MVFFDFLMAFIIGGIICAIGQLIMDVGKLTPGHTLSILVVAGAVLDGLGLYEPLIDWAGAGATIPITSFGNSLTHGALAEAEKHGWVGVLTGMFEVTSSGISAAIVFGFIAAFIFKPKGKAD from the coding sequence ATGGTTTTCTTTGATTTTTTAATGGCATTTATAATAGGTGGTATTATTTGTGCAATTGGTCAATTAATTATGGATGTTGGGAAACTAACACCAGGGCATACGCTTTCAATATTAGTTGTTGCGGGAGCCGTTTTAGATGGTTTAGGTTTATATGAGCCTTTAATTGACTGGGCTGGTGCTGGAGCCACAATCCCAATTACATCATTCGGAAATTCTTTAACTCATGGTGCTTTAGCTGAGGCAGAAAAGCATGGATGGGTTGGTGTTTTGACAGGAATGTTTGAAGTGACAAGTTCTGGAATAAGTGCTGCAATTGTATTTGGATTTATCGCCGCATTTATTTTTAAACCAAAAGGTAAAGCAGATTAG
- a CDS encoding YjcZ family sporulation protein, producing the protein MWNNCGCGGNQVSPAYDNYGPDFCGQVSPSYDYGKKCGSSVFVLIVVLFILLIIVGCSFK; encoded by the coding sequence ATGTGGAATAATTGTGGATGTGGTGGCAACCAAGTGAGTCCTGCATATGATAATTATGGACCTGATTTCTGCGGTCAAGTAAGTCCATCATATGATTATGGTAAAAAATGTGGAAGTTCAGTATTTGTATTAATCGTTGTATTATTCATTCTTTTAATCATTGTTGGATGCTCTTTTAAGTAA
- a CDS encoding stage VI sporulation protein F, which produces MTNPFFRQIENKTGVEMEEIFALANAIQHADFTNEKQVRKIVRKVSKLANKQISKDLEDQIVNSIIKDGSSLDLSKIQKMMG; this is translated from the coding sequence ATGACTAATCCATTTTTCAGACAAATCGAAAATAAAACTGGTGTAGAGATGGAAGAGATTTTTGCACTGGCAAATGCAATACAACATGCTGATTTTACAAATGAAAAACAAGTACGTAAAATTGTACGTAAGGTAAGTAAATTAGCAAACAAACAAATTTCGAAAGATTTAGAAGATCAAATTGTAAATTCCATCATTAAAGACGGTTCTTCTTTAGATTTAAGCAAAATTCAAAAAATGATGGGATAA
- a CDS encoding GNAT family N-acetyltransferase, whose product MFEAKIVDTKEELDFAFEIRKKVFVEEQGVPVHLELDEHDASAVHFILKDGEKVIGASRLRELEHRVGKVERVCVLREYRGKRLGILIMQAVENYATKHGWKKLKLNAQSYAIPFYEKLNFKVTSPEFLDANIPHRAMEKLI is encoded by the coding sequence GTGTTCGAGGCTAAAATTGTTGATACAAAAGAAGAACTCGATTTCGCTTTTGAAATTCGAAAAAAAGTTTTTGTAGAAGAACAAGGGGTGCCAGTACATCTTGAACTCGATGAGCATGACGCGTCCGCTGTACATTTTATACTAAAAGATGGGGAAAAAGTAATTGGTGCTTCTCGACTTCGTGAATTAGAACATAGAGTCGGAAAAGTGGAACGTGTTTGTGTACTACGAGAATATCGTGGGAAAAGATTGGGTATTCTCATTATGCAGGCAGTTGAAAACTATGCTACTAAACATGGATGGAAGAAGTTAAAACTTAACGCGCAAAGTTATGCAATACCATTTTATGAAAAATTAAATTTTAAAGTAACTTCGCCTGAATTTCTGGATGCTAACATTCCACATCGGGCAATGGAAAAACTTATATAA
- a CDS encoding YjcG family protein codes for MKYGIVAFPSKKLQDLANTYRKRYDSHYTKITPHITLKEAFEADESEIGKISDTIEKIASNFEPLKIHATKVSSFFPTTNVIYFKIEQTEQLTNLYEELKSQINLGQPKHVFAPHITIAQDITASEHDDIFGQLRMIGVNEHDTIDRIHLLYQLEDGSWTTFETYRLTGDEN; via the coding sequence ATGAAATATGGGATTGTAGCATTTCCATCAAAAAAACTTCAAGATTTGGCGAATACTTATCGTAAACGTTATGATTCGCATTATACGAAAATCACTCCGCATATTACCTTAAAAGAAGCGTTCGAGGCGGATGAATCTGAAATCGGTAAAATTTCAGATACGATTGAAAAAATCGCAAGTAATTTTGAACCATTAAAAATACACGCAACAAAAGTCAGTTCTTTTTTCCCTACGACCAATGTAATCTACTTCAAAATCGAACAAACTGAACAATTAACAAATCTTTATGAAGAACTTAAATCGCAAATAAACCTTGGCCAGCCAAAACACGTTTTTGCTCCTCACATAACAATTGCACAGGATATTACTGCATCTGAACATGATGACATTTTCGGTCAATTACGTATGATTGGTGTAAATGAACATGATACGATCGACCGAATTCACTTATTGTATCAATTAGAAGACGGTTCCTGGACAACATTTGAAACTTACCGATTAACTGGGGATGAAAACTAA
- a CDS encoding esterase family protein, whose protein sequence is MEKGTVKDITLFSNELQEEMEILIYIPANYTPLYKYNLLIASDGKDYFQLGGIARLADQLIEDYEIEDLIIVGVPYKDVQDRRRKYIPTGDQNIAYLRFLAHELIPYIDQEYSTIQLGSSRGVIGDSMAATASLLAAFKYPNIFSKVILQSPYVDEFVLKAVEESNVQDKISIYHIVGTGEEKVLTTDKKIKDFLTPNRKLHELLVNKGYDTFFEEFDGNHSWKYWKPDLKRALIKNFS, encoded by the coding sequence GTGGAAAAAGGAACAGTTAAGGACATTACACTTTTTAGTAATGAGCTTCAAGAGGAAATGGAAATATTAATATATATCCCGGCTAACTACACCCCACTTTATAAATATAATCTCTTAATCGCTTCTGATGGAAAAGATTATTTTCAATTAGGTGGAATCGCTCGACTTGCTGATCAGTTAATTGAGGATTATGAAATTGAAGATCTTATTATTGTTGGGGTTCCATATAAAGACGTGCAAGATCGGAGAAGGAAATATATACCTACGGGCGATCAAAATATAGCTTACCTACGTTTTTTAGCTCATGAACTTATTCCCTATATCGATCAAGAATATTCAACGATTCAATTAGGTTCGAGCAGAGGAGTAATAGGTGATTCAATGGCAGCAACTGCTTCATTACTAGCTGCATTTAAATATCCAAATATTTTTAGTAAAGTAATTTTACAATCACCCTATGTGGATGAATTCGTGTTAAAGGCAGTAGAAGAGTCTAATGTTCAAGATAAAATATCAATTTATCATATTGTTGGCACAGGAGAAGAAAAGGTGTTAACAACAGATAAGAAAATTAAAGACTTCCTAACACCAAATCGTAAATTACACGAGTTATTAGTTAATAAAGGATACGATACATTTTTTGAAGAATTTGACGGCAACCATTCATGGAAATATTGGAAACCAGATTTAAAGAGAGCGCTAATTAAAAATTTCAGTTAA
- a CDS encoding phosphatidylglycerophosphatase A yields the protein MHNKNVRVHSQDVTAAAKAALIRRGVKIEDIAEIVHEMQNPYNPGLTLEHCIHSVERVLSKREVQHALLVGIELDELAEKKMLSEPLQTIVESDEGLFGVDETIAIGSVLTYGSIALTTYGHLDKKKVGIIEKLDTKAGNGINTFLDDLVGSIAASAASRIAHKMRDLEEEGETFADVPPVVLGPKTESDQDDE from the coding sequence ATGCATAATAAAAACGTACGTGTCCATTCTCAAGACGTGACAGCTGCAGCTAAAGCAGCTTTAATTCGTCGTGGTGTTAAAATAGAAGATATTGCTGAAATAGTCCATGAAATGCAAAACCCCTATAATCCAGGTTTAACACTTGAACACTGTATTCATTCAGTAGAGCGTGTTTTATCGAAACGTGAAGTTCAACACGCCTTATTAGTAGGAATTGAGCTAGATGAGTTAGCAGAAAAGAAAATGTTATCTGAGCCATTACAAACGATTGTCGAATCAGATGAAGGGTTATTCGGGGTCGATGAAACAATTGCAATTGGTTCGGTTTTAACATATGGAAGTATTGCATTAACGACATACGGGCATTTAGATAAGAAAAAAGTAGGGATTATTGAAAAATTAGATACGAAAGCTGGAAACGGCATCAATACATTTTTAGATGATTTAGTAGGCAGTATTGCAGCAAGCGCAGCTTCCCGTATTGCTCATAAAATGCGAGATTTAGAAGAAGAAGGGGAAACGTTTGCAGATGTTCCTCCAGTTGTTCTGGGTCCAAAAACAGAATCAGATCAAGATGATGAATAA
- a CDS encoding thermonuclease family protein codes for MRFIQMIDLKTILTTGIVMISVIIYLLFFYPSKESTTTDLDNEDGYKITPDYAMKLTGNDLIPVEYISTNDGDTFRVKVNGKEKRVRLLMVDTPEMNYEDQNPMPYAEEAKDFTSSLLENASKIEILFDIGDETDHYGRLLSYVFVDGVLLQEALIKEGYAAVRFIYEPNNTLEEDLKEIQQVAENKKINIWENENYLQNDGYHPEIIQQ; via the coding sequence ATGAGGTTTATTCAAATGATTGATTTAAAAACAATATTAACTACTGGAATTGTTATGATTTCAGTGATTATTTATTTGCTCTTTTTTTATCCATCAAAAGAGAGCACAACAACTGATCTTGATAATGAGGATGGATATAAAATCACCCCAGATTATGCTATGAAACTAACCGGAAATGATTTAATACCTGTTGAATATATATCTACAAATGACGGAGATACATTTAGAGTGAAAGTAAATGGTAAAGAAAAACGTGTTAGATTATTAATGGTCGATACACCAGAGATGAATTATGAAGATCAGAATCCGATGCCATACGCAGAAGAAGCAAAAGATTTTACGAGTAGTTTATTAGAAAATGCGTCAAAAATTGAAATATTATTTGATATTGGCGATGAAACCGATCATTACGGCAGATTATTATCTTATGTTTTCGTGGATGGTGTATTACTACAAGAAGCATTAATTAAAGAAGGGTATGCTGCAGTAAGATTTATTTATGAACCAAATAATACACTTGAAGAAGATCTTAAAGAAATACAACAAGTGGCGGAAAACAAAAAAATAAACATTTGGGAAAATGAAAATTACTTACAAAATGATGGATATCACCCAGAGATTATTCAACAATAA
- a CDS encoding aldehyde dehydrogenase: MTYFTQDDVEQMIEEQKALYYSGVTKDISFRKSQLQKLKLSIKKYEKEVLHALKVDLNKSEFEAYANEVGFVLDSIQYMLKNIDEWAEPVPVKTPIQFQPAKSFIVHDPYGVVLIIGPFNYPFQLVMEPLIGAIIGGNTAIVKPSESSVETCKIVKKIIEETFESDYVRVVEGEKDEVTALIHAPFDYIFFTGSVAVGKIVMRAASERLTPITLELGGKSPAIVDHTANIDVAVKRIAWGKFNNNGQTCVAPDYCLVHASVYDEFVTKLKLVIIDFFGEDAMNSEDYGRIINNRQFNRLVNILQLEKQNISFGGKVDPKSRYIEPTIVEGVNWSNPVMEDEIFGPILPIMPFEHLGKAFNEIRQKPKPLAAYFFSEHEKAIDYFLQELSFGGGCINDTVIQCGNPYLPFGGVGPSGLNAYHGKASFDTFTHSKSIMKRSSKFSNNILFPPYKQKVKLVRKIMK; this comes from the coding sequence ATGACATATTTCACACAAGATGATGTGGAACAAATGATTGAAGAGCAGAAAGCGCTTTATTATTCAGGTGTAACAAAAGATATAAGTTTTAGAAAATCTCAACTACAAAAATTAAAATTATCGATAAAAAAATATGAAAAAGAAGTTCTTCACGCTCTTAAAGTAGACCTTAATAAAAGTGAATTTGAAGCGTATGCTAATGAAGTTGGATTTGTATTGGATAGTATTCAATATATGCTAAAAAATATCGATGAGTGGGCGGAGCCAGTTCCAGTTAAAACGCCAATTCAATTTCAACCAGCAAAAAGTTTTATTGTTCATGATCCTTATGGTGTAGTACTAATCATTGGACCATTTAATTATCCGTTTCAATTAGTTATGGAACCCTTAATTGGAGCAATTATTGGCGGAAATACGGCAATTGTAAAGCCTTCCGAATCATCAGTAGAAACTTGCAAAATCGTAAAAAAAATTATCGAGGAAACATTTGAATCCGATTATGTTCGCGTAGTAGAAGGAGAAAAAGACGAAGTAACTGCTCTAATACATGCTCCGTTTGATTATATTTTCTTTACAGGTAGTGTGGCCGTTGGAAAAATAGTCATGCGCGCGGCTTCAGAAAGACTTACTCCTATTACATTAGAATTAGGTGGGAAAAGTCCGGCCATTGTGGATCACACGGCAAACATAGATGTGGCAGTAAAAAGAATTGCTTGGGGTAAGTTTAATAATAATGGGCAAACTTGTGTAGCTCCCGATTATTGTTTAGTTCATGCGTCTGTTTATGATGAGTTCGTAACAAAATTAAAATTAGTAATTATAGATTTTTTCGGCGAAGATGCTATGAACAGTGAAGATTATGGACGAATCATAAATAATCGTCAATTCAATCGGTTAGTAAATATTTTACAATTAGAAAAACAAAATATTTCGTTTGGGGGTAAGGTGGACCCTAAAAGTCGATATATTGAACCAACAATCGTTGAAGGTGTAAATTGGTCGAACCCAGTGATGGAGGACGAGATTTTCGGACCTATTCTTCCTATTATGCCGTTTGAACATTTAGGAAAGGCATTTAATGAGATTCGCCAAAAGCCAAAACCACTTGCAGCCTATTTCTTTTCAGAACACGAAAAAGCAATTGATTACTTTTTACAGGAACTTTCTTTTGGTGGTGGGTGTATTAATGATACGGTAATTCAGTGTGGAAATCCGTACCTTCCATTTGGCGGAGTAGGACCCTCAGGATTGAATGCCTACCACGGAAAAGCAAGCTTCGATACTTTTACACATTCAAAATCAATTATGAAGCGTTCATCTAAGTTTTCTAACAATATTTTATTCCCTCCATATAAACAGAAAGTGAAATTAGTTCGTAAGATTATGAAATAG
- a CDS encoding M42 family metallopeptidase — protein sequence MKHVFDEKSTVNLLDQLVHIASPSGYTKEIMKFIESYIKGLVIPYKRTNKGAIIATVKGENDQQQRLFTAHTDTLGAMVKEVKTNGRLKLTMVGGFNWNAVEGEYCTIHTASGKKIRGTILMHETTVHVYRNAGELKRDENHIEVRIDEKVKNDVDVRKVGIEVGDFVSFDPRFEVTESGFIKSRHLDDKASTALLLQLMKYIKNNKIKLPYTTHFYISNNEEIGYGGNSNIPSEVVDYIAVDMGAIGDGQSSDEYTVSICAKDSSGPYHYELTRYIVELAKQNQINYKLDIYPHYGSDASAAIRAGFDVRHALFGPGIESSHAYERTHLDSLKETAELLYVFVTSPIVELEG from the coding sequence ATGAAGCATGTTTTTGATGAGAAGAGCACAGTTAATTTACTTGACCAGCTTGTCCATATTGCTAGTCCAAGTGGTTATACAAAAGAAATCATGAAATTTATTGAATCATATATAAAAGGACTAGTGATTCCTTATAAAAGAACGAATAAAGGTGCCATTATTGCTACAGTTAAAGGTGAAAACGACCAGCAACAACGTTTGTTTACTGCACATACAGATACACTTGGTGCGATGGTAAAAGAGGTAAAAACAAATGGCCGTTTAAAACTTACAATGGTAGGTGGATTCAATTGGAATGCTGTTGAAGGTGAATATTGTACGATTCACACTGCCAGTGGTAAAAAAATTCGTGGTACCATTTTAATGCATGAAACAACAGTTCATGTTTATCGAAATGCTGGAGAACTAAAACGTGATGAAAATCATATAGAAGTTCGTATAGATGAGAAGGTAAAAAATGATGTAGATGTTCGAAAAGTTGGTATCGAAGTTGGAGATTTTGTCTCCTTTGATCCGCGATTTGAAGTGACAGAATCAGGTTTCATTAAATCTCGTCATTTAGATGATAAAGCCAGTACAGCATTATTATTGCAATTAATGAAATATATCAAAAATAATAAAATCAAACTACCTTACACAACTCATTTCTATATTTCTAATAATGAAGAAATTGGGTACGGTGGAAATTCCAATATACCTTCTGAAGTTGTGGATTATATTGCTGTTGATATGGGCGCAATAGGTGATGGTCAAAGTTCTGATGAATACACAGTATCAATCTGTGCAAAGGATTCTAGCGGTCCATATCATTATGAATTAACACGTTATATTGTTGAGTTAGCCAAACAGAATCAAATCAATTATAAGCTTGATATATATCCTCATTACGGTTCAGATGCATCTGCAGCAATACGTGCAGGCTTCGATGTAAGACATGCACTATTTGGACCAGGAATAGAATCGTCACATGCTTATGAACGAACACATCTTGATTCATTAAAAGAGACTGCAGAGTTACTATATGTTTTTGTTACTTCACCTATTGTTGAATTGGAGGGTTAA
- a CDS encoding UDP-N-acetylmuramoyl-L-alanyl-D-glutamate--2,6-diaminopimelate ligase, with protein MYVEELLSVIPLKKVIGQLPSNVKDLAIDSRGVQPKSVFICIKGYTVDGHDYAQKAVDAGATIVVAERELALDGNVAQVIVPNTDRVLGLLAAKFFDYPSQDIMMIGVTGTNGKTSVSSIIHQILVGMGEKSAVSGTIGFNLNGVLYESANTTSNALSTQQMIFRAKMEGCRAMIMEVSSHGLALGRLAGVDYDVAVFTNLTHDHLDFHGTMEEYGHAKGLLFSQMGQDLTKNKCVVLNADDPWSEKYAKMTPYPVWSYGLHNEAIFRAENCNYENNFTTFDMVTPEGIFPVQMQLLGEFNVYNVLAATAVFYGKGFPLDVIIEQIENLTPVRGRMERVKTNLPLQIFVDYAHTPDAIEKAINAALPYKEPGKKLIFLVGTGGNRDKSKRPAMAEKASIADYVVLTTDDPRYEEYDSITGDLAKGMQHDNYACIGDRAEAVRHAVSVAEPGDIIIFAGKGHEDYQIIGNTKYPHSDAEIAVDAARLKFV; from the coding sequence ATGTATGTAGAAGAATTATTAAGTGTAATCCCATTGAAAAAAGTTATTGGACAATTGCCATCTAATGTGAAAGATCTTGCCATCGATTCGAGAGGCGTTCAACCTAAAAGTGTATTTATTTGTATAAAAGGATACACGGTTGACGGTCATGATTATGCGCAAAAAGCTGTAGACGCTGGGGCTACAATAGTTGTAGCTGAAAGAGAATTAGCTTTAGATGGCAATGTTGCACAAGTGATTGTTCCAAATACAGATCGAGTATTGGGATTACTTGCGGCGAAATTCTTTGATTACCCTTCACAAGATATTATGATGATTGGTGTTACAGGTACAAACGGGAAAACGAGTGTTTCCTCAATCATTCATCAAATTCTAGTTGGAATGGGTGAAAAATCAGCGGTCTCTGGAACGATAGGGTTCAACCTTAATGGTGTTCTATATGAATCAGCAAATACGACAAGTAATGCACTAAGTACACAACAAATGATTTTTCGTGCCAAAATGGAAGGCTGTCGAGCAATGATTATGGAAGTGTCTTCCCATGGTCTAGCTCTTGGTCGTTTAGCAGGAGTAGATTATGATGTGGCTGTCTTTACGAATTTGACTCACGATCATTTAGATTTCCATGGAACGATGGAAGAGTACGGTCATGCAAAAGGTTTATTATTCTCACAAATGGGCCAAGACCTTACAAAAAATAAATGTGTAGTGTTAAATGCCGATGATCCTTGGTCTGAGAAATATGCAAAAATGACACCATATCCTGTCTGGTCATATGGTCTACATAACGAAGCAATTTTTAGAGCGGAAAACTGTAATTATGAAAATAATTTTACAACGTTCGATATGGTCACACCAGAAGGAATATTCCCAGTACAAATGCAATTGCTAGGCGAGTTTAATGTTTATAATGTGTTAGCTGCCACAGCAGTGTTCTATGGAAAAGGGTTTCCACTAGATGTAATTATTGAACAAATAGAGAATCTAACACCTGTTAGAGGTCGTATGGAAAGAGTCAAAACAAACTTACCTTTACAAATTTTTGTAGATTATGCACATACACCTGATGCAATCGAGAAAGCAATTAATGCGGCATTACCTTATAAAGAACCAGGTAAAAAGTTAATCTTCTTAGTGGGTACCGGTGGAAATCGAGATAAATCAAAGCGACCAGCAATGGCAGAAAAAGCGTCAATAGCAGATTATGTTGTACTAACAACCGATGACCCTCGCTATGAAGAATATGATAGTATTACAGGGGATCTAGCTAAAGGAATGCAACATGATAATTATGCTTGTATCGGTGACCGTGCGGAAGCGGTTCGTCATGCGGTGTCAGTTGCAGAACCTGGTGATATTATTATCTTTGCAGGTAAAGGTCATGAGGACTATCAAATAATTGGTAACACAAAATATCCACACAGTGACGCAGAAATTGCCGTTGATGCAGCTCGCTTAAAATTCGTTTAA